From the genome of Mugil cephalus isolate CIBA_MC_2020 chromosome 2, CIBA_Mcephalus_1.1, whole genome shotgun sequence, one region includes:
- the LOC125004408 gene encoding axin-1-like isoform X2, protein MSVVRDIHGIGYRGGGGGGGVVAPLGGHAHFTEDAPRPPVPGEEGSDVDPQVQSVSIRPNALSQTLGYASSSLSSKMGDPSSYTPSSSSATPRRPDLDLGYEPEGSASPTPPYLKWAESLHSLLDDQEGIQLFRKFLCQEGCADLLDFWFACSGFRQTSQEKRGKLAKAIYRKYIVDGSGIVSRQIKAATKSFIRDCVGKPHPDPAMFEQAQTEIQAMMEENTYPLFLKSDLYLEYTRTGGESPKPNPSDQSPTSGPAKPVPGYLPTLAEDEEWRCGGGGGGGGGGAREVEEEKDEDECGATPAGRLTHSLLMQTAPQRATVNRRRPDSREYRPWREPVNPYYANMGYARAPATSANDSEQQSMSSDADTLSLTDSSVDGIPPYRYRKIHRKEMHESAKANGRVPLPHIPRTYRMPKDIHVEPERFAAELISRLETVLREREAQERLEERLKRVRLEEEGDDADISVTTSLSSHSIPLPLPSSFPPLYGARYSETTANTATAVTYGGLVAMEDSQDDDPESILDEHVQRVMKTPGCQSPGATNSTLGGGGRHTPPKSSRSPDGGIGPPHYSHRGGGGHSLPAAVVKGLHHHKQLYHHRAREGQDEAGSRSQPNFLWNGDPSSQYTGRSRNYADGAGASTLEGMGSSKGSTLSRRGCKKASETSGKGEESGRGMETQVPPEDLERNQKILQWMMEGDRQRKSSHGGSTSSSRRTGTSTESPRPTSVERPGAVHPWVSAQLRNNPSSVSAAVPGSSSTQVQPSHPFIQDPAMPPNPAPNPLTQLEEARRRLEEERRRAAQQQAKQRHKSGKRQVCENMTVAYYFCGEPIPYRTSVKGRVVTLGQFKELLTKKGHYRFYFKKVSDEFDCGVVFEEVRDDDAILPIFEEKIVGKVEKVD, encoded by the exons ATGAGTGTTGTCAGAGATATACACGGGATCGGGTAcaggggcggcggcggcggcggcggggtTGTGGCCCCTCTGGGCGGCCATGCCCACTTCACCGAAGACGCGCCGCGACCCCCGGTTCCCGGCGAGGAGGGATCTGATGTGGACCCCCAGGTCCAGTCGGTCAGCATCCGTCCGAACGCCCTCTCCCAAACCCTAGGCTATGCCTCGTCATCCCTGTCGTCTAAAATGGGGGACCCGTCGAGCTACACTCCCTCCTCGTCGTCCGCGACGCCGCGCCGCCCCGACCTGGACTTGGGCTACGAGCCCGAGGGCTCCGCTTCGCCGACTCCACCTTACCTGAAGTGGGCCGAGTCGCTCCACTCCCTCCTGGACGACCAGGAAGGCATCCAGCTGTTCAGAAAATTCCTGTGCCAGGAAGGATGTGCGGACCTCCTCGACTTCTGGTTCGCCTGTTCGGGTTTCAGGCAGACCAGCCAGGAGAAGAGGGGGAAGCTGGCCAAGGCCATCTACAGGAAGTACATCGTGGACGGAAGCGGGATCGTCTCCAGGCAGATCAAGGCGGCCACCAAGAGCTTCATCAGAGACTGTGTCGGAAAGCCGCACCCGGACCCCGCCATGTTTGAACAG GCTCAGACGGAGATCCAGGCCATGATGGAGGAGAACACCTACCCTTTGTTCCTCAAGTCGGATCTGTACTTGGAGTACACGCGGACGGGAGGGGAGAGCCCCAAACCTAACCCCAGCGATCAGAGCCCCACGTCGGGGCCGGCCAAGCCTGTGCCCGGGTACTTGCCTACACTCGCCGAGGACGAGGAGTGGAG atgtggtggtggaggaggcggaggaggaggaggagcgagggaagtggaggaagagaaagatgagGATGAGTGTGGAGCCACGCCAGCTGGTCGGCTGACTCACAGCCTGCTGATGCAGACGGCGCCGCAGAGAGCCACAGTGAACAGGAGGAGGCCGGACAGCAGAGAGTACAG GCCGTGGAGGGAGCCCGTAAACCCGTACTACGCAAACATGGGCTACGCTCGCGCTCCAGCCACCAGCGCCAACGACAGCGAGCAGCAGAGCATGTCGAGTGACGCAGACACACTGTCGCTGACCGACAGCAGCGT AGATGGTATCCCTCCATACAGATACCGGAAGATCCACCGTAAAGAGATGCATGAAAGTGCCAAAGCCAATGGACGTGTGCCCCTACCTCATATACCT CGCACGTATCGCATGCCAAAGGACATCCACGTAGAGCCTGAGAGGTTTGCAGCGGAGCTCATCAGCAGGCTGGAGACGGTTCTCAGAGAGCGAGAGGCTCAGGAACGTCTCGAAGAAAGGCTGAAGAGAGTACGACTG gaagaagagggggaCGATGCCGACATCTCCGTGACAACCTCCTTGTCTTCTCACAGCATAccactccccctcccctcatcgTTCCCCCCCCTCTACGGTGCCCGTTATTCAGAGACCACTGCTAACACGGCAACGGCCGTCACTTACGGCGGCCTGGTTGCCATGGAGGACTCCCAGGACGACGACCCGGAATCCATTTTGGACGAGCACGTCCAGCGGGTGATGAAGACGCCAGGCTGCCAGTCGCCAGGGGCAACCAACAGCACCTTAGGGGGAGGGGGTCGACACACCCCTCCCAAATCATCGCGGTCACCCGACGGGGGGATCGGGCCGCCTCACTACTCGcacagaggagggggaggtcaCAGTCTGCCGGCCGCGGTGGTCAAAG GTCTGCATCATCACAAGCAGCTGTACCACCACCGAGCGAGAGAAGGGCAGGATGAAGCAGGCTCCAGGTCTCAGCCCAACTTCTTGTGGAACGGAGACCCCTCCAGCCAGTACACGGGGAGGAGCCGCAACTACGCCGACGGAGCCGGAGCCAGTACACTCGAGGGGATGGGCAGCAG TAAAGGCAGCACGCTGTCGAGGCGAGGTTGTAAGAAAGCGTCGGAGACGTCGGGCAAAGGGGAAGAGAGCGGGCGAGGCATGGAGACCCAGGTACCACCGGAGGATCTGGAGAGGAACCAGAAGATCCTGCAATGGATGATGGAAGGAGACAGACAAAGGAAGAGCAGCCATGG TGGCAGcaccagcagctccaggagGACGGGAACCAGCACCGAGTCACCGCGCCCAACTTCAGTGGAGCGACCCGGAGCCGTGCACCCCTGGGTCTCGGCCCAGCTGCGGAACAACCCCTCCTCGGTGTCCGCCGCCGTCCCCGGCTCGTCCTCCACCCAGGTCCAGCCCTCGCACCCTTTCATCCAGGACCCGGCTATGCCCCCCAACCCGGCGCCCAACCCCCTCACCCAGCTggaggaggctaggaggaggctggaggaggagaggaggagggccGCGCAACAGCAGGCCAAGCAGAG GCATAAATCTGGGAAGCGGCAGGTGTGTGAGAACATGACCGTTGCTTACTACTTCTGTGGAGAACCAATCCCATACCGGACATCAGTCAAGGGCCGCGTCGTGACTTTGGGCCAGTTCAAGGAGCTGCTTACCAAAAAGGGCCACTACAG GTTCTACTTTAAGAAAGTGAGCGACGAGTTCGACTGCGGCGTGGTGTTCGAGGAGGTCCGCGACGATGACGCCATCCTGCCCATCTTCGAGGAGAAGATCGTCGGGAAGGTGGAGAAGGTCGACTGA
- the LOC125004408 gene encoding axin-1-like isoform X1 — MSVVRDIHGIGYRGGGGGGGVVAPLGGHAHFTEDAPRPPVPGEEGSDVDPQVQSVSIRPNALSQTLGYASSSLSSKMGDPSSYTPSSSSATPRRPDLDLGYEPEGSASPTPPYLKWAESLHSLLDDQEGIQLFRKFLCQEGCADLLDFWFACSGFRQTSQEKRGKLAKAIYRKYIVDGSGIVSRQIKAATKSFIRDCVGKPHPDPAMFEQAQTEIQAMMEENTYPLFLKSDLYLEYTRTGGESPKPNPSDQSPTSGPAKPVPGYLPTLAEDEEWRCGGGGGGGGGGAREVEEEKDEDECGATPAGRLTHSLLMQTAPQRATVNRRRPDSREYRPWREPVNPYYANMGYARAPATSANDSEQQSMSSDADTLSLTDSSVDGIPPYRYRKIHRKEMHESAKANGRVPLPHIPRTYRMPKDIHVEPERFAAELISRLETVLREREAQERLEERLKRVRLEEEGDDADISVTTSLSSHSIPLPLPSSFPPLYGARYSETTANTATAVTYGGLVAMEDSQDDDPESILDEHVQRVMKTPGCQSPGATNSTLGGGGRHTPPKSSRSPDGGIGPPHYSHRGGGGHSLPAAVVKGLHHHKQLYHHRAREGQDEAGSRSQPNFLWNGDPSSQYTGRSRNYADGAGASTLEGMGSSSKGSTLSRRGCKKASETSGKGEESGRGMETQVPPEDLERNQKILQWMMEGDRQRKSSHGGSTSSSRRTGTSTESPRPTSVERPGAVHPWVSAQLRNNPSSVSAAVPGSSSTQVQPSHPFIQDPAMPPNPAPNPLTQLEEARRRLEEERRRAAQQQAKQRHKSGKRQVCENMTVAYYFCGEPIPYRTSVKGRVVTLGQFKELLTKKGHYRFYFKKVSDEFDCGVVFEEVRDDDAILPIFEEKIVGKVEKVD; from the exons ATGAGTGTTGTCAGAGATATACACGGGATCGGGTAcaggggcggcggcggcggcggcggggtTGTGGCCCCTCTGGGCGGCCATGCCCACTTCACCGAAGACGCGCCGCGACCCCCGGTTCCCGGCGAGGAGGGATCTGATGTGGACCCCCAGGTCCAGTCGGTCAGCATCCGTCCGAACGCCCTCTCCCAAACCCTAGGCTATGCCTCGTCATCCCTGTCGTCTAAAATGGGGGACCCGTCGAGCTACACTCCCTCCTCGTCGTCCGCGACGCCGCGCCGCCCCGACCTGGACTTGGGCTACGAGCCCGAGGGCTCCGCTTCGCCGACTCCACCTTACCTGAAGTGGGCCGAGTCGCTCCACTCCCTCCTGGACGACCAGGAAGGCATCCAGCTGTTCAGAAAATTCCTGTGCCAGGAAGGATGTGCGGACCTCCTCGACTTCTGGTTCGCCTGTTCGGGTTTCAGGCAGACCAGCCAGGAGAAGAGGGGGAAGCTGGCCAAGGCCATCTACAGGAAGTACATCGTGGACGGAAGCGGGATCGTCTCCAGGCAGATCAAGGCGGCCACCAAGAGCTTCATCAGAGACTGTGTCGGAAAGCCGCACCCGGACCCCGCCATGTTTGAACAG GCTCAGACGGAGATCCAGGCCATGATGGAGGAGAACACCTACCCTTTGTTCCTCAAGTCGGATCTGTACTTGGAGTACACGCGGACGGGAGGGGAGAGCCCCAAACCTAACCCCAGCGATCAGAGCCCCACGTCGGGGCCGGCCAAGCCTGTGCCCGGGTACTTGCCTACACTCGCCGAGGACGAGGAGTGGAG atgtggtggtggaggaggcggaggaggaggaggagcgagggaagtggaggaagagaaagatgagGATGAGTGTGGAGCCACGCCAGCTGGTCGGCTGACTCACAGCCTGCTGATGCAGACGGCGCCGCAGAGAGCCACAGTGAACAGGAGGAGGCCGGACAGCAGAGAGTACAG GCCGTGGAGGGAGCCCGTAAACCCGTACTACGCAAACATGGGCTACGCTCGCGCTCCAGCCACCAGCGCCAACGACAGCGAGCAGCAGAGCATGTCGAGTGACGCAGACACACTGTCGCTGACCGACAGCAGCGT AGATGGTATCCCTCCATACAGATACCGGAAGATCCACCGTAAAGAGATGCATGAAAGTGCCAAAGCCAATGGACGTGTGCCCCTACCTCATATACCT CGCACGTATCGCATGCCAAAGGACATCCACGTAGAGCCTGAGAGGTTTGCAGCGGAGCTCATCAGCAGGCTGGAGACGGTTCTCAGAGAGCGAGAGGCTCAGGAACGTCTCGAAGAAAGGCTGAAGAGAGTACGACTG gaagaagagggggaCGATGCCGACATCTCCGTGACAACCTCCTTGTCTTCTCACAGCATAccactccccctcccctcatcgTTCCCCCCCCTCTACGGTGCCCGTTATTCAGAGACCACTGCTAACACGGCAACGGCCGTCACTTACGGCGGCCTGGTTGCCATGGAGGACTCCCAGGACGACGACCCGGAATCCATTTTGGACGAGCACGTCCAGCGGGTGATGAAGACGCCAGGCTGCCAGTCGCCAGGGGCAACCAACAGCACCTTAGGGGGAGGGGGTCGACACACCCCTCCCAAATCATCGCGGTCACCCGACGGGGGGATCGGGCCGCCTCACTACTCGcacagaggagggggaggtcaCAGTCTGCCGGCCGCGGTGGTCAAAG GTCTGCATCATCACAAGCAGCTGTACCACCACCGAGCGAGAGAAGGGCAGGATGAAGCAGGCTCCAGGTCTCAGCCCAACTTCTTGTGGAACGGAGACCCCTCCAGCCAGTACACGGGGAGGAGCCGCAACTACGCCGACGGAGCCGGAGCCAGTACACTCGAGGGGATGGGCAGCAG CAGTAAAGGCAGCACGCTGTCGAGGCGAGGTTGTAAGAAAGCGTCGGAGACGTCGGGCAAAGGGGAAGAGAGCGGGCGAGGCATGGAGACCCAGGTACCACCGGAGGATCTGGAGAGGAACCAGAAGATCCTGCAATGGATGATGGAAGGAGACAGACAAAGGAAGAGCAGCCATGG TGGCAGcaccagcagctccaggagGACGGGAACCAGCACCGAGTCACCGCGCCCAACTTCAGTGGAGCGACCCGGAGCCGTGCACCCCTGGGTCTCGGCCCAGCTGCGGAACAACCCCTCCTCGGTGTCCGCCGCCGTCCCCGGCTCGTCCTCCACCCAGGTCCAGCCCTCGCACCCTTTCATCCAGGACCCGGCTATGCCCCCCAACCCGGCGCCCAACCCCCTCACCCAGCTggaggaggctaggaggaggctggaggaggagaggaggagggccGCGCAACAGCAGGCCAAGCAGAG GCATAAATCTGGGAAGCGGCAGGTGTGTGAGAACATGACCGTTGCTTACTACTTCTGTGGAGAACCAATCCCATACCGGACATCAGTCAAGGGCCGCGTCGTGACTTTGGGCCAGTTCAAGGAGCTGCTTACCAAAAAGGGCCACTACAG GTTCTACTTTAAGAAAGTGAGCGACGAGTTCGACTGCGGCGTGGTGTTCGAGGAGGTCCGCGACGATGACGCCATCCTGCCCATCTTCGAGGAGAAGATCGTCGGGAAGGTGGAGAAGGTCGACTGA